The Mytilus trossulus isolate FHL-02 chromosome 3, PNRI_Mtr1.1.1.hap1, whole genome shotgun sequence genome contains a region encoding:
- the LOC134712755 gene encoding thialysine N-epsilon-acetyltransferase-like isoform X1, with amino-acid sequence MEANEYTVRPANYEDCEAIMSLVMELASHVKCEHEVKIKADTLQRDGFGKNSLFHCLVAEVNKDIVGYLLYYYTYSPWVGKTVYMEDFYVKPEHRNKGIGTKLLKTAVKVFLETHCSCMEWAVPCWNKVAVDYYKQKGAINLTETEQLHIYRLTEEAMQNLLTK; translated from the exons ATGGAAGCTAATGAGTATACTGTTCGACCAGCAAACTATGAGGATTGTGAAGCTATTATGTCTCTTGTTATG gaGCTAGCCTCACATgtaaagtgtgaacatgaaGTGAAAATCAAAGCCGACA cacTCCAAAGAGACGGGTTTGGTAAAAACAGTCTATTTCATTGTCTTGTTGCTGAAGTGAATAAAG ACATAGTTGggtatttgttatattattacaCTTATTCCCCTTGGGTTGGTAAAACAGTTTATATGGAGGACTTCTATGTAAAACCTGAACATAGAAATAAAGGAATAGGTACTAAGTTATTAAAGACTGCTGTCAAG gtATTTTTGGAAACTCACTGCAGTTGTATGGAATGGGCAGTACCATGCTGGAATAAAGTGGCTGTCgattattacaaacaaaaaggagctattaatctgactgaaactGAACAACTACATATTTATAGACTTACAGAAGAAGCTATGCAGAATTTGTTGACTAAATAA
- the LOC134712755 gene encoding thialysine N-epsilon-acetyltransferase-like isoform X3, with the protein MEANEYTVRPANYEDCEAIMSLVMELAVHVKREDEVKIKADTLRRDGFGKHSLFHCLVAEVNKDMVGYLLYYFTYSPWVGKKAFMEDFYVKPEHRNKGIGTELLKSAAKVFLDTHCNSMEWAVRWWNKVAVDFYKQKGAINLTETEQFHILRLTEESMQNLLTK; encoded by the exons ATGGAAGCTAATGAGTATACTGTTCGACCAGCAAACTATGAGGATTGTGAAGCTATTATGTCTCTTGTTATG GAACTAGCTGTCCATGTTAAGCGTGAAGATGAAGTGAAAATCAAAGCTGACA ctcTCCGAAGAGACGGGTTTGGTAAACACAGTTTATTTCATTGTCTGGTTGCTGAAGTGAATAAAG ACATGGTtggatatttgttatattacttTACGTATTCCCCTTGGGTCGGTAAAAAGGCGTTTATGGAGGACTTTTATGTGAAACCTGAACATAGAAATAAAGGAATAGGTACTGAGTTATTAAAGTCTGCTGCCAAG gtaTTTTTAGATACTCACTGTAATAGCATGGAATGGGCAGTAAGATGGTGGAACAAAGTGGCTGTCgatttttacaaacaaaaaggagctattaatctgactgaaactgaacaatttcatattttaagactTACAGAGGAATCTATGCAAAATTTATTGACTAAATGA
- the LOC134712755 gene encoding thialysine N-epsilon-acetyltransferase-like isoform X2 — MEENKYSVRSANSEDCEAIMSLVMELAVHVKREDEVKIKADTLRRDGFGKHSLFHCLVAEVNKDMVGYLLYYFTYSPWVGKKAFMEDFYVKPEHRNKGIGTELLKSAAKVFLDTHCNSMEWAVRWWNKVAVDFYKQKGAINLTETEQFHILRLTEESMQNLLTK, encoded by the exons ATGGAAGAAAATAAGTATTCTGTTCGTTCAGCAAACTCCGAGGATTGTGAAGCTATAATGTCTTTAGTTATG GAACTAGCTGTCCATGTTAAGCGTGAAGATGAAGTGAAAATCAAAGCTGACA ctcTCCGAAGAGACGGGTTTGGTAAACACAGTTTATTTCATTGTCTGGTTGCTGAAGTGAATAAAG ACATGGTtggatatttgttatattacttTACGTATTCCCCTTGGGTCGGTAAAAAGGCGTTTATGGAGGACTTTTATGTGAAACCTGAACATAGAAATAAAGGAATAGGTACTGAGTTATTAAAGTCTGCTGCCAAG gtaTTTTTAGATACTCACTGTAATAGCATGGAATGGGCAGTAAGATGGTGGAACAAAGTGGCTGTCgatttttacaaacaaaaaggagctattaatctgactgaaactgaacaatttcatattttaagactTACAGAGGAATCTATGCAAAATTTATTGACTAAATGA
- the LOC134712756 gene encoding uncharacterized protein LOC134712756, producing the protein MAAGVKEKNWSNVSPSEISAARWPFRFCDIKQVESCEEVLGQGIWEQIVSHTGTRDCTETWNSTQIKQCRNRFKSYGRNCTRSLGRNLVHCLLMKHFDGHFIAQQKVPIKPFEIYTAPCRYVKYKPLVDICLDDPSYNHDDSSIYFNIIEVGSKPDLEDSIHETMFNTLSGRRSTSHCYIIRVAPREFFQVYVGKIDWPVTMHQMMMICGSNVTKELGFNHQSHSTPITAKYAHLGDISVPDDDSHGVSLLLKTIEVLSDYERGSFLPVTDDMMEVIETRKRTKKHISSCVFDDLNICNAKFDQCILSDDRPNG; encoded by the exons ATGGCAGCTGgagtgaaagaaaaaaattg GTCAAATGTTTCACCCTCAGAAATATCAGCTGCTAGGTGGCCATTTAGATTTTGTGATATAAAGCAAGTGGAATCATGTGAAGAGGTTTTAGGCCAGGGAATTTGGGAACAAATTGTGTCTCATACTGGAACAAGAGATTGCACCGAAACATGGAACTCAACACA gaTAAAGCAGTGTCGTAACAGATTTAAATCCTATGGACGCAACTGTACCAGGTCTCTTGGTAGAAATCTTGTACACTGTTTGCTGATGAAACATTTTGATGGTCATTTTATTGCTCAGCAAAAAGTACCTATAAAACCATTTGAGATATATACTGCCCCATGCAGATACGTCAAGTATAAACCATTGGTGGACATTTGTTTGGATGATCCTAGCTATAATCATGATGATTCCAgcatatattttaatatcattgaAGTG GGTTCAAAACCTGACCTTGAAGATAGCATACATGAAACAATGTTTAATACACTGAGTGGAAGAAGATCAACATcacattgttatattattaggGTAGCTCCTAGAGAATTTTTTCAG GTGTATGTTGGGAAGATAGATTGGCCAGTTACAATGCATCAAATGATGATGATTTGTGGAAGTAATGTTACAAAGGAACTAGGATTTAATCACCAGAGTCACTCTACACCTATAACAGCAAAGTATGCTCACCTGGGAGATATATCTGTGCCTGACGATGATTCCCATGGTGTATCATTATTACTTAAAACTATTGAGGTTCTCTCTGACTATGAAAGAGGATCGTTTCTACCTGTCACTGATGATATGATGGAAGTTATTGAGACAAGGAagagaacaaaaaaacatatttcaagtTGTGTATTTGATGATTTAAACATTTGCAATGCAAAATTTGACCAGTGTATCTTAAGTGATGATAGACCAAAtggttga